One Cellulomonas sp. Y8 DNA segment encodes these proteins:
- a CDS encoding cation diffusion facilitator family transporter, translating into MAHGGGNKAIIAALSANLGIAVTKFIAFLLTSSSSMLAEAVHSVADSGNQLLLLVGGRRARRAADEEHPFGYGRERYMYAFIVAIVLFSLGGLFALYEAWHKFADPHPIESWQWVPLVVLVAAIVMEGLSFRTAIGEANHTRGKQGWVSYIRTAKAPELPVVLLEDFGALIGLVLALFGVSMTLVTGDGRWDAIGSAAIGLLLVVIAIVLAVETKSLLLGESATRKDVDAIRAALVGPGVPSVIHLRTLHLGPEELLVAAKIEVPAASSAADVAEAIDAAEQRVRAAVPIARVIYLEPDLRHALAAS; encoded by the coding sequence ATGGCACACGGAGGCGGGAACAAGGCGATCATCGCCGCGCTGTCCGCGAACCTGGGCATCGCGGTGACGAAGTTCATCGCCTTCCTGCTCACCTCGTCGAGCTCGATGCTGGCCGAGGCGGTGCACTCGGTCGCCGACTCCGGCAACCAGCTGCTGCTGCTCGTCGGCGGCCGCCGGGCCCGGCGGGCGGCGGACGAGGAGCACCCGTTCGGCTACGGGCGCGAGCGGTACATGTACGCGTTCATCGTCGCGATCGTGCTGTTCAGCCTCGGCGGCCTGTTCGCGCTGTACGAGGCGTGGCACAAGTTCGCCGACCCGCATCCGATCGAGTCCTGGCAGTGGGTGCCGCTCGTGGTGCTGGTCGCGGCGATCGTCATGGAGGGTCTGTCCTTCCGCACCGCGATCGGCGAGGCGAACCACACCCGCGGCAAGCAGGGCTGGGTGTCGTACATCCGCACCGCGAAGGCGCCCGAGCTGCCCGTGGTGCTGCTGGAGGACTTCGGGGCGCTCATCGGACTGGTGCTCGCGCTGTTCGGCGTCTCCATGACGCTCGTGACCGGCGACGGCCGGTGGGACGCGATCGGGTCGGCCGCGATCGGCCTGCTGCTCGTCGTCATCGCGATCGTGCTGGCGGTCGAGACCAAGAGCCTGCTGCTCGGGGAGTCGGCGACGCGCAAGGACGTCGACGCGATCCGCGCCGCGCTGGTCGGCCCGGGCGTCCCGTCCGTCATCCACCTGCGCACGCTGCACCTCGGTCCGGAGGAGCTGCTGGTCGCGGCGAAGATCGAGGTGCCGGCGGCGTCGAGCGCGGCGGACGTCGCGGAGGCGATCGACGCGGCGGAGCAGCGGGTGCGGGCGGCGGTGCCGATCGCGCGGGTGATCTACCTGGAGCCGGACCTGCGGCACGCGCTCGCCGCGAGCTGA
- a CDS encoding DUF3499 domain-containing protein: MRPVRQCSRTACGRPAVATLTYVYADSTAVLGPLANLAEPHSYDLCAEHASRLTAPRGWEVVRLTPEFVETGPSHDDLLALADAVREAGRPAPRHAAAVPDGLPPAAELDTERRRGHLRVLRGEEG; the protein is encoded by the coding sequence GTGAGACCCGTCCGCCAGTGCTCCCGCACCGCGTGCGGTCGTCCGGCGGTCGCGACCCTGACGTACGTGTACGCCGACTCGACGGCCGTCCTCGGCCCGCTCGCCAACCTCGCCGAGCCGCACTCCTACGACCTGTGCGCCGAGCACGCCTCGCGCCTCACCGCCCCGCGGGGGTGGGAGGTCGTCCGGCTGACGCCCGAGTTCGTCGAGACCGGCCCGAGCCACGACGACCTGCTCGCGCTCGCCGACGCCGTGCGCGAGGCGGGCCGCCCGGCGCCCCGGCACGCCGCGGCGGTCCCCGACGGCCTGCCGCCGGCCGCCGAGCTCGACACCGAGCGCCGCCGGGGCCACCTGCGCGTGCTGCGCGGCGAGGAGGGCTAG
- a CDS encoding MFS transporter, whose amino-acid sequence MTLDAATPPVAPPAPGPARGPRLWPMATGTFAIGFGSYVMAGLVPSVSAELDVSVSQVGTLVSVYGFTYAVSTPLLTLVVGRVPRRLLMAVALGLFALATGATAFATTYDQVAVLRGLSAVAAGGFTPTATVLAARLAPPGRRGRAVATVFGGLTTATVLGAPAGNLLGPALGYRGVYALVGALALVALVSVLALVRVPRTAAENAEIGASRRDRSVEAPISDRTTALGAPGAALPGLVAVVLLVSMLETASALMVQTYSSPLLTDLGGLTGALLSAVLLAYGVAGVAGNVVGGRLADRFGAARSIVLALGTSVVALLLLTPATATAWTALAVFALWGFAAWAMNSPLQNVLLTLAGRHGQLVVALNSSIISLGTGLGALVGGWVVAGPGYAVLGAAAAAVMLVAVVLVAVLSRRPAVAAV is encoded by the coding sequence GTGACGCTCGACGCCGCCACCCCGCCCGTCGCCCCGCCCGCGCCGGGCCCCGCGCGCGGACCCCGGCTCTGGCCGATGGCGACCGGGACGTTCGCGATCGGGTTCGGCTCGTACGTCATGGCCGGGCTGGTGCCGAGCGTGTCCGCGGAGCTCGACGTGTCGGTCAGCCAGGTCGGCACGCTGGTCAGCGTCTACGGCTTCACGTACGCGGTGTCCACGCCGCTGCTCACGCTCGTCGTCGGGCGCGTGCCGCGCCGGCTGCTCATGGCCGTGGCGCTGGGCCTGTTCGCGCTGGCCACCGGCGCGACGGCGTTCGCCACGACCTACGACCAGGTGGCCGTGCTGCGCGGGCTGTCGGCGGTCGCGGCCGGCGGGTTCACGCCGACGGCCACGGTGCTGGCGGCGCGGCTGGCCCCGCCCGGGCGGCGCGGGCGGGCGGTCGCGACGGTGTTCGGCGGGCTGACGACGGCGACCGTCCTCGGGGCGCCGGCGGGCAACCTGCTCGGCCCGGCGCTCGGCTACCGCGGCGTCTACGCCCTGGTGGGCGCCCTGGCGCTGGTGGCGCTGGTGAGCGTCCTGGCGCTGGTCCGCGTCCCGCGCACGGCCGCGGAGAACGCCGAGATCGGTGCTTCGCGCCGAGATCGGTCCGTTGAAGCACCGATCTCGGACCGAACCACCGCTCTGGGCGCGCCAGGCGCCGCCCTGCCCGGGCTCGTCGCCGTCGTGCTGCTGGTGTCGATGCTCGAGACCGCGTCGGCGCTCATGGTGCAGACCTACTCGTCGCCGCTGCTCACCGACCTCGGCGGGCTGACCGGCGCGCTGCTCAGCGCCGTGCTGCTGGCGTACGGCGTGGCGGGGGTCGCGGGCAACGTCGTGGGCGGGCGGCTCGCCGACCGGTTCGGCGCCGCCCGCAGCATCGTGCTCGCGCTGGGGACGTCGGTGGTGGCGCTGCTGCTGCTCACCCCGGCGACGGCGACCGCGTGGACCGCGCTGGCGGTGTTCGCGCTGTGGGGGTTCGCCGCATGGGCGATGAACTCTCCCCTGCAGAACGTGCTGCTCACGCTGGCGGGCCGGCACGGGCAGCTGGTGGTGGCGCTGAACTCGTCGATCATCTCGCTCGGCACCGGCCTCGGCGCCCTGGTGGGCGGCTGGGTCGTGGCCGGCCCGGGCTACGCGGTGCTCGGCGCCGCGGCGGCGGCGGTCATGCTCGTGGCGGTCGTCCTGGTCGCGGTCCTGTCCCGCCGTCCGGCGGTCGCGGCCGTCTGA
- a CDS encoding glycosyltransferase family 2 protein — translation MTTTPEPSRAPATPSAGRPAVRVVTIVYNPGPELTDFTRSLATATTAPVELVVVDNGADPTVADRVAAEAGGRVVRTGENLGYGGGANAGARGATQPFLVVANPDVVWEPGSLDALLDAAERHPAAGALGPALLNEDGTVYPSARELPSLTQGAGHAVLGKVWPGNPWTRAYQRRQETVGAERSAGWLSGACLLLRRDAFEAVGGFDDAYFMFFEDVDLGERLALAGRPNVYVPSARVMHVGGVSWKAKPAAMISAHHRSAERYLHRRYHRWYQWPVRAAVSVGLKAREVVELRAAR, via the coding sequence ATGACGACGACCCCCGAGCCGAGCCGCGCCCCCGCCACCCCGTCCGCCGGCCGCCCCGCCGTCCGCGTGGTCACGATCGTGTACAACCCGGGTCCGGAGCTCACCGACTTCACCCGGTCCCTCGCCACCGCGACGACCGCGCCCGTCGAGCTCGTCGTGGTCGACAACGGTGCCGACCCGACCGTCGCCGACCGGGTCGCCGCCGAGGCGGGCGGCCGCGTGGTCCGCACGGGCGAGAACCTCGGCTACGGCGGCGGCGCCAACGCCGGCGCACGCGGCGCGACGCAGCCGTTCCTGGTGGTGGCCAACCCGGACGTCGTCTGGGAGCCGGGCTCGCTCGACGCCCTGCTCGACGCCGCGGAGCGGCACCCCGCGGCCGGGGCGCTCGGGCCCGCGCTGCTCAACGAGGACGGCACGGTCTACCCGTCGGCGCGCGAGCTGCCGTCGCTGACGCAGGGCGCCGGCCACGCCGTGCTCGGCAAGGTCTGGCCCGGGAACCCGTGGACGCGCGCCTACCAGCGCCGCCAGGAGACGGTCGGTGCCGAGCGGTCCGCCGGCTGGCTGTCCGGGGCCTGCCTGCTGCTGCGCCGGGACGCGTTCGAGGCGGTCGGCGGGTTCGACGACGCCTACTTCATGTTCTTCGAGGACGTCGACCTGGGCGAGCGTCTCGCGCTCGCGGGGCGGCCGAACGTCTACGTGCCGTCGGCGCGGGTGATGCACGTCGGCGGGGTGTCGTGGAAGGCGAAGCCGGCCGCGATGATCTCGGCGCACCACCGGTCCGCGGAGCGGTACCTGCACCGGCGGTACCACCGGTGGTACCAGTGGCCGGTGCGGGCGGCGGTGTCGGTCGGGCTGAAGGCGCGCGAGGTCGTGGAGCTGCGCGCGGCGCGCTGA
- a CDS encoding Trm112 family protein translates to MSAAEPVGTTGLAPWVRELLRCPVTGATLVDGVGPGGQPELVSTDLDRPLAYPVRDGIPVLLADEARPV, encoded by the coding sequence GTGAGCGCAGCCGAGCCCGTGGGCACCACCGGCCTCGCGCCCTGGGTGCGGGAGCTGCTGCGCTGCCCCGTGACGGGCGCGACGCTCGTGGACGGCGTCGGCCCGGGCGGTCAGCCGGAGCTCGTGTCCACGGACCTGGACCGCCCGCTGGCGTACCCCGTGCGCGACGGCATCCCCGTCCTCCTCGCCGACGAGGCCCGCCCGGTCTAG
- a CDS encoding DUF5719 family protein, with amino-acid sequence MTDPTVGRPRRTGRAARLLSGALVLGLTGGVVAIAVAAPPTEARPVPAATVDVAPTATTLVCPGPLQLPDDTLSGDSAFDRVPVAPVERVTAFDTVASATASLTVLGADPVALADGAGSVASPGAATVLRAEPVDGEPARVAGATSSVVTDGDLRGLSAASCARPSADVWLVGGSTELESTADLVVVNPGATPADVTVEVWGPSGPVDLANGGTFLVAPGAERVLSLPGVAAEQRRIAVRVTAAGGQVSAYLQDSLLDGFTPRGTDLVTAGTGPATTQVVPGITVVATEVDAADAGALRLLVPGDEDATASVRLLGPDGDVALPGAQELELPAGEVTDVSLGGLAAGSYTAVVESSRAVVAGAMIAREAKAGELDAGARLERAWVAAAAPGSGLVAVPAGATGTLVLTAVPRTGEAGTAPVPTPTSGATAAPSPEPTEGQVPDPDEAQVPQGPTATVTLRAYGEAGVLGEREVDVPVGSTLPYPVRDLGSGVVGVEVLAPDGGPADLAWALHSSVAQASGVLVSVLSPVTDAEAVTRAQVREGSRVGLD; translated from the coding sequence ATGACGGATCCGACCGTCGGGCGTCCGCGCCGGACCGGGCGCGCCGCGCGCCTGCTCTCCGGCGCGCTGGTGCTCGGCCTCACCGGCGGCGTGGTGGCGATCGCCGTGGCGGCGCCGCCGACCGAGGCCCGCCCGGTGCCGGCCGCCACCGTCGACGTCGCGCCGACGGCCACTACCCTGGTCTGCCCGGGGCCGCTCCAGCTGCCGGACGACACGCTGTCCGGGGACTCGGCGTTCGACCGGGTGCCGGTCGCGCCCGTCGAGCGGGTCACCGCCTTCGACACCGTGGCGTCCGCCACCGCCTCGCTGACCGTGCTCGGCGCGGACCCCGTGGCGCTGGCGGACGGCGCGGGGTCGGTCGCGTCGCCGGGCGCCGCGACGGTGCTGCGCGCGGAGCCCGTGGACGGCGAGCCGGCCCGGGTGGCCGGCGCCACGTCGTCGGTCGTCACCGACGGCGATCTCCGCGGCCTGTCCGCCGCGTCGTGCGCGCGCCCGTCCGCCGACGTCTGGCTGGTCGGCGGCAGCACCGAGCTGGAGAGCACCGCCGATCTCGTGGTCGTGAACCCGGGCGCGACGCCCGCGGACGTGACGGTGGAGGTCTGGGGCCCCTCGGGCCCGGTCGATCTCGCGAACGGCGGCACGTTCCTCGTGGCGCCGGGGGCCGAGCGCGTGCTGTCGCTGCCCGGCGTCGCCGCCGAGCAGCGCCGGATCGCGGTCCGGGTCACCGCCGCGGGCGGCCAGGTCTCGGCCTACCTCCAGGACTCCCTGCTCGACGGGTTCACCCCCCGCGGCACCGACCTCGTCACCGCGGGCACCGGCCCGGCGACCACCCAGGTGGTCCCGGGCATCACGGTGGTCGCCACCGAGGTGGACGCCGCGGACGCGGGGGCACTGCGGCTGCTCGTGCCCGGCGACGAGGACGCGACCGCCTCGGTCCGGCTGCTCGGGCCGGACGGCGACGTCGCCCTCCCGGGCGCCCAGGAGCTGGAGCTCCCGGCGGGCGAGGTCACCGACGTCTCGCTCGGGGGCCTGGCCGCCGGCAGCTACACGGCGGTGGTCGAGTCGTCCCGGGCCGTGGTCGCCGGCGCCATGATCGCGCGCGAGGCCAAGGCGGGTGAGCTCGACGCGGGGGCACGCCTCGAGCGCGCGTGGGTCGCGGCAGCGGCACCCGGCAGCGGCCTGGTGGCGGTCCCGGCCGGCGCGACGGGCACGCTGGTCCTGACGGCGGTTCCCCGCACCGGCGAGGCCGGGACGGCCCCGGTGCCGACCCCGACCTCCGGCGCGACCGCCGCGCCGAGCCCCGAGCCCACCGAGGGCCAGGTCCCCGACCCCGACGAGGCGCAGGTGCCGCAGGGTCCGACGGCGACGGTCACCCTGCGCGCGTACGGGGAGGCGGGTGTGCTCGGCGAGCGGGAGGTCGACGTGCCGGTGGGGTCGACCCTCCCGTACCCGGTGCGCGACCTCGGCAGCGGCGTGGTGGGCGTCGAGGTGCTGGCCCCGGACGGCGGACCCGCCGACCTGGCCTGGGCCCTGCACTCGTCGGTGGCCCAGGCGAGCGGTGTGCTCGTCTCGGTCCTGTCCCCGGTCACCGACGCCGAGGCGGTCACCCGCGCGCAGGTGCGCGAGGGGTCGCGGGTCGGCCTGGACTGA
- a CDS encoding metallopeptidase family protein, giving the protein MAPRRHVPAAPGTPGGPVPRVGAVRRRDRRGRGIRGPLLPASLPAHRTRAERFDDLVLDSVERLEVRWGKYLDGVEFAVEDVPPSDPAPWESGGVPLGRSFPSQPGLPPRIVVYRRPVESRAVDADELADVVHEVVVEQVAHLLGRSPDEVDPELGDGR; this is encoded by the coding sequence GTGGCACCCCGTCGGCACGTCCCCGCCGCCCCCGGCACCCCGGGCGGACCGGTCCCCCGCGTCGGCGCCGTCCGCCGCCGCGACCGCCGTGGCCGCGGCATCCGCGGCCCGCTGCTCCCGGCCTCGCTCCCCGCGCACCGCACCCGCGCGGAGCGGTTCGACGACCTCGTGCTGGACTCGGTGGAGCGCCTGGAGGTCCGCTGGGGGAAGTACCTGGACGGGGTGGAGTTCGCCGTGGAGGACGTGCCCCCGTCCGACCCGGCGCCGTGGGAGTCCGGCGGCGTGCCGCTCGGGCGGTCGTTCCCGTCCCAGCCCGGCCTGCCGCCGCGGATCGTGGTGTACCGACGACCCGTGGAGTCCCGGGCCGTCGACGCGGACGAGCTCGCGGACGTCGTGCACGAGGTGGTCGTCGAGCAGGTCGCGCACCTGCTGGGACGCTCGCCCGACGAGGTCGACCCCGAGCTCGGGGACGGACGGTAG
- a CDS encoding phosphomannomutase/phosphoglucomutase gives MGYRDAVPETSALPDLTGLIKAYDVRGTVPDQLNAGVARAIGAAFADVVVLPEAADGARPRVVIGNDMRPSGPELVGAFAEGLAARGVDVITIGLCSTDGLYFASGKLGIPGAMFTASHNPAEYNGIKLCRAGARPVGQDSGLSRVRDLAAEYLRDGVPAAAEGAAAGEVTEQDLLGDYASFLRGLVDLSGIRPLKVVVDAGNGMGGFTAPAVLGTGAGLPELPLEVVPLYFELDGTFPNHEANPLEPENLRDLQKAVVEHGADIGLAFDGDADRCFVVDENGDPVSPSAITALVGLREIEREKAEGRTPTVIHNLITSMVVPDLVTAAGAKAVRTRVGHSFIKAQMAESDAVFGGEHSAHYYFRDFFFADTGMLAALHVLAALGGQPHPLSALAEQYQPYVASGEINSRVSDVAAARARVVEAYVEQQGAGPVTVDELDGLTVSHWDSQPQWWFNLRASNTEPLLRLNVEAADEDIMEKVRDDVLALVRQDGAA, from the coding sequence ATGGGATACCGTGACGCCGTGCCTGAGACCTCCGCGCTGCCCGACCTGACCGGCCTGATCAAGGCGTACGACGTCCGGGGCACGGTCCCGGACCAGCTGAACGCCGGGGTCGCCCGCGCGATCGGCGCGGCCTTCGCCGACGTCGTCGTCCTGCCCGAGGCCGCGGACGGGGCTCGCCCGCGCGTGGTCATCGGCAACGACATGCGCCCCTCCGGCCCGGAGCTCGTCGGTGCGTTCGCCGAGGGGCTGGCCGCGCGCGGCGTCGACGTCATCACGATCGGGCTGTGCTCGACGGACGGTCTGTACTTCGCGTCGGGCAAGCTCGGCATCCCCGGCGCCATGTTCACCGCGAGCCACAACCCCGCCGAGTACAACGGCATCAAGCTGTGCCGCGCGGGCGCACGCCCCGTCGGCCAGGACTCCGGGCTGTCCCGGGTGCGCGACCTCGCGGCCGAGTACCTGCGCGACGGCGTCCCGGCCGCGGCCGAGGGCGCGGCCGCCGGCGAGGTCACCGAGCAGGACCTGCTGGGCGACTACGCCTCGTTCCTGCGCGGCCTGGTCGACCTGTCCGGCATCCGCCCGCTCAAGGTCGTCGTGGACGCCGGCAACGGCATGGGCGGGTTCACCGCGCCGGCCGTCCTCGGCACCGGCGCAGGCCTGCCCGAGCTGCCGCTCGAGGTCGTGCCGCTGTACTTCGAGCTGGACGGGACCTTCCCGAACCACGAGGCGAACCCGCTGGAGCCGGAGAACCTGCGCGACCTGCAGAAGGCGGTCGTCGAGCACGGCGCCGACATCGGCCTGGCGTTCGACGGCGACGCCGACCGCTGCTTCGTCGTCGACGAGAACGGCGACCCGGTCAGCCCGTCCGCGATCACGGCCCTGGTCGGCCTGCGCGAGATCGAGCGGGAGAAGGCGGAGGGCCGCACGCCCACCGTGATCCACAACCTCATCACCTCGATGGTCGTGCCGGACCTGGTGACCGCGGCCGGCGCCAAGGCGGTCCGGACCCGCGTGGGCCACTCGTTCATCAAGGCGCAGATGGCGGAGTCGGACGCGGTGTTCGGCGGCGAGCACTCGGCGCACTACTACTTCCGCGACTTCTTCTTCGCGGACACCGGCATGCTCGCGGCGCTGCACGTGCTCGCCGCGCTCGGCGGCCAGCCGCACCCGCTGTCGGCGCTCGCCGAGCAGTACCAGCCGTACGTCGCCTCGGGGGAGATCAACTCCCGCGTCTCCGACGTCGCCGCCGCCCGCGCCCGCGTGGTCGAGGCGTACGTCGAGCAGCAGGGCGCCGGCCCGGTGACGGTCGACGAGCTGGACGGGCTGACGGTCTCGCACTGGGACTCCCAGCCGCAGTGGTGGTTCAACCTGCGCGCGTCGAACACCGAGCCGCTGCTGCGCCTGAACGTCGAGGCCGCGGACGAGGACATCATGGAGAAGGTCCGCGACGACGTGCTCGCGCTGGTCCGCCAGGACGGCGCCGCGTGA